In Bacteroidales bacterium, the following proteins share a genomic window:
- a CDS encoding tRNA threonylcarbamoyladenosine dehydratase, with the protein MAKTQNDWLIRTELLVGEKNLARLKKTHILICGIGGVGAAAAEMLCRAGIGKMTLVDSDTIHSSNRNRQIPALVSTEGMLKTEVLQQRLLDINPKLKITIVNKYIKDEKITDVLTMAKYDYVVDAIDTLSPKIYLIYHCMQMKLKLISSLGSGGKFDPSKVQIADISESYNCKLGYYLRKKIHKLGIYSGFNVVFSPEEVNDNAIEITENEKNKKSIVGTISYMPVVFGCFIASAVIREIIEK; encoded by the coding sequence AAATGATTGGCTGATACGAACAGAATTGCTTGTAGGGGAAAAAAATCTCGCCAGGTTGAAAAAAACGCATATCCTTATTTGCGGAATTGGCGGAGTAGGTGCAGCAGCAGCTGAAATGCTCTGCCGCGCAGGGATAGGTAAAATGACCTTAGTTGATTCCGATACCATTCACAGCAGCAACCGAAACCGGCAAATACCCGCACTCGTAAGCACAGAAGGGATGCTTAAAACAGAGGTTTTACAACAACGCCTCCTCGATATCAATCCTAAATTAAAAATCACCATTGTAAATAAATATATCAAAGACGAAAAAATTACCGATGTGTTAACAATGGCTAAATACGACTATGTTGTTGATGCTATTGATACACTTTCGCCAAAAATTTATTTGATATATCACTGCATGCAAATGAAACTTAAATTAATCAGTTCACTAGGTTCTGGTGGAAAATTCGATCCATCAAAAGTTCAGATCGCTGATATTTCCGAATCATACAATTGCAAATTGGGTTATTACCTGCGAAAGAAAATTCATAAACTCGGGATTTATTCAGGGTTTAATGTTGTATTCTCACCCGAAGAAGTGAATGATAATGCAATTGAAATTACTGAAAACGAAAAAAATAAAAAATCAATTGTAGGCACCATTTCGTATATGCCTGTAGTTTTCGGTTGTTTCATTGCATCGGCCGTAATCAGGGAAATAATTGAAAAATAA